In a single window of the Sulfurimonas crateris genome:
- a CDS encoding zonular occludens toxin domain-containing protein: MITFFVGVPGSGKTYYAVDKIYNNFSSDKEAKKDKKVTYEICYTNINEFNFDKVENVYPLDIDDLKEKLTQLHKFYKEKKDDDFLVEKCKEYNIYNALFVIDEAHNIFDVKDTVLIWWLSYHRHLFHEIILITQNLSLVESKYKSFSEFFYKAFPQSLTLIKTHFKYNVYCSSRMSMNSKTGSIKVRRNKKVFELYKSGDSINAQNVILKFFFIALLFFLLSAYLLYWISSSYAPDTVTDHQNNSVTDLQNKTVTEQHNNTNYAPVQSQMTMEDLSNYKSSHFLVLSCNSSNCYNEDINLPVSLLTHFIKNNDLSLLYTNNINSNYLKIYLSASESFYKFLISNKGKNEDEKKPVTNSMFSGISSPVPQSR; this comes from the coding sequence ATGATAACTTTTTTCGTAGGTGTCCCCGGGTCTGGTAAAACTTATTATGCTGTAGATAAAATCTATAATAATTTTTCATCTGATAAAGAAGCTAAAAAAGACAAAAAAGTTACTTATGAGATATGTTATACCAATATCAATGAGTTTAATTTTGATAAAGTGGAGAATGTTTATCCGCTTGATATAGATGATCTAAAAGAGAAACTTACTCAATTACATAAATTTTATAAAGAGAAAAAAGATGATGATTTTCTAGTAGAAAAATGTAAAGAGTATAATATATATAATGCTCTTTTTGTAATTGATGAAGCTCATAACATTTTTGATGTTAAAGACACGGTTCTTATATGGTGGCTCTCATATCATAGACATCTATTCCATGAGATCATTTTAATCACTCAAAATTTATCACTTGTAGAATCAAAATATAAAAGCTTCTCAGAGTTCTTTTATAAAGCTTTTCCACAATCGCTTACACTTATAAAAACTCATTTTAAATATAACGTTTATTGCAGTTCTAGAATGTCAATGAATTCTAAAACTGGTTCTATTAAAGTAAGACGAAATAAAAAAGTTTTTGAATTATATAAAAGTGGAGATAGTATAAACGCTCAAAATGTTATTTTAAAGTTTTTTTTTATTGCTCTTTTATTTTTTCTTTTAAGTGCTTATCTTCTTTATTGGATTAGTTCTTCTTATGCTCCTGATACTGTGACCGATCATCAAAACAATTCTGTTACTGATCTGCAAAACAAAACTGTGACCGAGCAGCATAACAATACTAACTATGCTCCAGTACAATCACAAATGACTATGGAGGATCTATCCAATTATAAATCTTCTCATTTTTTAGTATTAAGCTGTAATAGTTCTAACTGTTACAATGAAGATATTAATCTTCCTGTATCTCTTCTTACTCATTTTATTAAAAACAATGATCTATCTCTCTTATATACAAATAATATCAATAGCAACTATTTAAAAATATATCTCTCTGCTTCTGAATCTTTTTACAAGTTTCTTATCTCAAATAAAGGAAAAAATGAAGATGAAAAAAAACCTGTTACTAATAGTATGTTTAGCGGT
- a CDS encoding thrombospondin type 3 repeat-containing protein, whose product MKKLLTFLLFFNINLYAEYCFEGEVLIHYDTFNSVTSTLPSSGSQYVTTNCNYVYFWNYVWNAERQRYFYTKETYKATFSCPTGTIYQNGVCVDEPSSCPTGYMFDPYTKTCIFDPALADHDSDGIPNKCDPNYVDYLTSDCDGDGVPNSTDLDIDGDGIPNMNDTNPFVAGANDYDVSCKGVDNSQTNSLPFPFSTYKYHSNLEEYRCSNLLLVSYYDSVVSLSDINAPYCEYSYCYVHEVQNNCSFDSSWYRPGINWDYIPNVSEIQCNLLVDGIKYSTNSFVTPDILKCSDVGFCYVKRIDPEEDSLPTETNSENNDESMGEVDLNSTTSDLAPLLNAQNTTNKHLQDLKDKTDHSNKRLDDLKDLSSKALDVNKDIKSGIDGLKSNSDISLKNQSDGLSKLASINSAIDGASKKIGTMSDTITGNQVIGNGALHSIDGKMSTNNNLLTDIKDSLSGDGSAIDTSANDGFSDLLTGDSDFLDFATTEFSTFKDNINSNFADIDNQYKNAKSLFENPLSSPSFGGSYNSSCFSFNMLGKNVVLDFSFLGAISPVVYFVLTLTFMILNFRFLLNHLLRGDN is encoded by the coding sequence ATGAAAAAATTATTAACTTTTTTATTATTTTTTAATATTAATTTATATGCTGAATATTGTTTTGAGGGTGAGGTTTTAATTCACTATGACACTTTTAATAGTGTCACTTCAACTCTCCCTTCTTCAGGCTCTCAGTATGTAACAACTAATTGTAATTATGTCTATTTTTGGAATTATGTTTGGAATGCTGAACGTCAAAGATATTTTTATACTAAAGAAACTTATAAAGCTACTTTTTCTTGCCCTACTGGCACTATATATCAGAACGGTGTTTGTGTTGATGAGCCTTCTTCTTGTCCTACTGGCTATATGTTTGACCCATATACTAAGACATGTATTTTTGATCCTGCTCTTGCTGACCATGATAGTGATGGCATTCCTAATAAGTGTGATCCCAATTATGTAGATTATTTAACTTCTGATTGTGATGGCGATGGCGTTCCCAATTCAACCGATCTTGATATTGATGGCGATGGTATTCCTAATATGAATGATACTAACCCTTTTGTGGCTGGAGCTAATGACTATGACGTTTCTTGTAAAGGTGTTGATAATTCTCAAACTAATTCTTTACCTTTTCCTTTTTCGACATATAAATATCATTCAAATCTTGAAGAATATAGATGTTCTAATCTTTTGCTTGTTTCTTATTATGATTCTGTAGTAAGTCTAAGTGATATTAATGCTCCTTATTGTGAATATAGTTATTGTTATGTTCACGAAGTACAAAATAATTGCTCTTTTGATTCATCTTGGTATCGTCCTGGCATAAATTGGGATTATATTCCTAATGTATCAGAGATTCAGTGTAATCTTCTTGTTGATGGCATTAAATATTCCACTAATTCTTTTGTCACTCCTGACATTCTAAAATGTTCTGATGTTGGTTTTTGTTATGTTAAGCGTATTGACCCAGAAGAGGACTCTTTACCTACTGAAACAAATTCAGAAAATAATGATGAGAGCATGGGAGAAGTTGATTTAAATTCTACAACTTCCGATTTAGCACCTCTTTTAAATGCTCAAAACACTACAAATAAACATCTTCAAGATCTAAAAGATAAAACAGATCATAGCAATAAGCGATTAGATGATCTAAAAGATTTATCTAGTAAGGCTCTTGATGTCAATAAAGATATAAAAAGCGGTATTGACGGTTTAAAATCTAATAGTGATATATCATTAAAAAATCAGTCTGACGGTTTATCTAAACTAGCTTCTATTAATTCCGCAATAGATGGAGCAAGTAAAAAAATTGGCACTATGTCCGACACTATTACAGGTAATCAGGTAATAGGTAATGGTGCTTTACATTCTATTGACGGAAAGATGTCTACTAATAATAATTTACTTACCGATATCAAAGATTCTCTTTCTGGTGATGGTTCTGCAATTGACACTTCTGCAAATGATGGTTTTTCTGATTTGCTTACTGGAGATAGTGATTTTCTTGATTTTGCAACTACTGAATTTTCAACTTTTAAAGACAATATAAATTCTAATTTTGCAGACATTGATAATCAATATAAAAATGCTAAATCTCTTTTTGAGAATCCTTTATCTTCTCCTAGTTTTGGTGGTTCTTATAATTCTTCTTGTTTTTCTTTTAACATGTTGGGTAAAAATGTTGTTCTTGATTTTTCATTTCTTGGTGCTATTTCTCCAGTTGTTTATTTTGTTTTAACTTTAACATTTATGATTTTGAATTTTCGTTTTCTTCTTAATCATCTTTTAAGAGGGGATAATTAA